In Onthophagus taurus isolate NC chromosome 6, IU_Otau_3.0, whole genome shotgun sequence, a genomic segment contains:
- the LOC111421370 gene encoding piggyBac transposable element-derived protein 3-like, whose translation MATLYEWKRPLTTAELLEIIENLNEDDVIPDGVIITPPDDFDNTDCDSGDEESNDPHNLNRHQLEAEAELQYADEVESEWDEEDCIPLSTFQKRRKEEYVKCKGEKGDLNTSCQEETFRFLPPFSLGPSSHPFEFFSLMITPEIVNMIVEHTTTYAAQKNKEYFNLTEEELYTFIGILLLSGYVPLPRRRMYWEQSEDVHNVLVANAMRRSRFEEICSYLHMSNNETISKDDKLGKIRPLINCLNRQFLRYAPIENNISIDESMIPHYGRHGCKQFVKGKPVRFGYKAWVGALKLGYCVQFEIYQGRKRSEQTQGQ comes from the exons ATGGCAACGCTTTATGAATG GAAACGGCCTCTAACAACAGCAGAATTATTAGAAATTATCGAGAATTTGAACGAAGATGATGTTATACCAGATGGAGTGATCATTACCCCTCCAGATGATTTCGATAATACAGATTGCGATTCGGGTGATGAAGAGAGTAACGATCCACATAATTTGAATCGTCACCAACTAGAAGCTGAAGCCGAACTACAATACGCTGATGAAGTGGAATCAGAGTGGGATGAAGAAGACTGTATACCGCTTTCAACATTCCAAAAGAGGCGCAAGGAAGAGTACGTAAAATGCAAAGGGGAAAAAGGGGACCTTAACACCTCCTGCCAAGAAGAAACATTCCGATTTCTGCCTCCCTTTTCCCTGGGACCTAGCAGTCATCCATtcgaatttttttcattaatgaTAACGCCTGAAATTGTAAACATGATAGTAGAACACACCACTACCTATGCGGCACAAAAGAACAAAGAATACTTCAATTTAACAGAAGAAGAACTGTATACTTTTATAGGTATTCTGCTGTTGAGTGGTTACGTACCACTTCCACGCAGACGGATGTACTGGGAACAAAGCGAGGATGTACACAATGTTTTAGTCGCTAATGCGATGAGGAGGAgcagatttgaagaaatttgTAGTTATTTACATATGAGTAACAACGAAACCATTTCTAAAGATGATAAACTGGGTAAAATTCGCCCCCTTATAAATTGTTTGAATCGACAGTTCCTCAGATACGCACCGATTGAGAATAACATTTCCATCGACGAATCTATGATACCACACTATGGTAGACATGGATGTAAACAATTTGTAAAAGGTAAACCTGTTCGATTTGGTTACAAGGCTTGGGTAGGTGCTCTTAAATTAGGATATTGTGTCcaatttgaaatttaccaGGGGAGAAAAAGAAGCGAACAAACGCAA gGCCAATGA